Within Mucilaginibacter inviolabilis, the genomic segment ATACTGGGTACGGCCCGATATTATCAACCGCATTAAAGAAGGCAGCATTAAAGCCTATTTTAACTCCAATCTACACGCCATCCGCCAATATGAAGTAGACATACAAACCCCGGATGGGCTGGTAACCATCCCCAATGACTATGTAATGGCCATGACAGGTTATCAACCAAACTTCGATTTTCTCAGGAAGCTGGGCATCGTATTGTCTGACGATAAATTCATCCCGCAATACAACCCCGAGACTATGGAAACCAACCTGCCGGGTCTTTACCTTGCCGGTGTAGTTTGCGGCGGTTTAGATACTCACTTGTGGTTTATCGAAAACTCCCGTATCCATGCAGATATGATCATCAATGATATCATAACAAAGAGATAACTAAACATCTATTTCTCACAATACACTCCTCTATCTGAATAATTTAATTATTCACTAGTAAATATTTTTTTTATAAAATAGTACTATGTATTGCATATTACTATTTAAAACATGTATCTTTATTTGAGTTTTAAACCACATAAAGAAAAAACCATGAAATCAACCATTATTGCGTTACTGCTACTATTGGCCGGCGGTACCGTGTGCCTGGCACAATGCGACAAAAAATTAAGTCTGGTAACTTCAAAAACCGAGCATCTGGATGCTAACAATAATCTGCAGCGAACTGCAGACGAGCAAACCGTTATTGAAATAATTGACAAGAAAATCTCGGTTAATATTGAAAATGGAAAACAAACCCTTATGGGAACTATCAAATCAAATACCTGCAACTGGACAACACCATTTAAAGAAGGCAAATCGGTAATCAATACCACCATCAGCGATGAAGATGGTAATGGCGAAAAAGACTATACCCTCACCATTGAAGGTAAGGACGGTAAGGTTACTCTGATTGCTGAGAGTCCGCAAATGCCGGATCATAAGCTAAGATTTGTTTTAGACAAATTTGAAGAGAAAAAGTGACGATAAAATACAGCAACTTAATACTTATCAGAAATTTGAGTATATTTATATCATAAGCAGCCCGGTTCTCTTTTACCCAAAGAACCGGGCTGTTTGGTTAAAAGAAAAACAAGACCCAAAACCAACTGTTTGACACCTGGTTATTTAAGCATCAAATCATTTAATACTTTTTAAAGCTTTCAAAACGCATTAAAAATTTGTTAAAAAGTGTTAAAATGGAGTTAAAGCCCTGTTACAGTGAGTGATTATTGAATCTTTTCACCCCGTTTTCAACTAAAAAATGTTAAAATTTAAGGTTTAAAAAGTTTTTGGGTATGTCATCTGACCATCTGTATTTAAAGACCCGGGTATCCCCCTCAAAAAACCGAATATAATCTTAACGTTATTAAATCATTTTTTTCTTGCATAAGTAAAAATTTATGCAATAATTTGCACCCAAATTAAAAACACAGTAATACCACAAAAAAATGAATCTACAAAGCTTAAATAAGCCCGCAATAAGAGCAACATTTGCTCCGGCTGCCGCTGCTTTGGTTTCAACTGTTTTTTTATGCTGCCCTCCCCGACGAAGGCCCTATATGCCAAGGGTTTGAATTAATTTCCTGTAACAGACCCCTTCGAAAGAAAAAAGTTTTAAACTTATTCTTTTAAAAACCATCTAATTATTAAGGCCTTAAAAGCCAATTAATTTAACGGTAATATCTATTTTAATGACCATACAAGATTTTGATATTCAGGTTGCTACTGCACAACATGTAGATTATGCGCCTCAAATATGCGTTGAAATGGCCGAATCGGCCAAAGCCAGGGGCACAGGTATAGCCCAGCGCTCACCAGAATATGTTGCTAATAAAATGCTGGAAGGCAAGGCTGTTATAGCCCTGCATAAAGATGGCACCTGGGCCGGTTTCTGCTATATAGAAACCTGGAGCCATGGTGATTTTGTGGCCAATTCCGGTCTTATTGTTAACCCACAATTTCGTAAAGCGGGTTTGGCAAAAGCCATTAAACACCGTGTTTTCCAGCTTTCCAGAACTAAATACCCGGAAGCTAAAATATTTGGACTAACAACTGGTTTAGCCGTAATGAAGATCAATTCAGAGATAGGTTATGAACCAGTTACTTACTCTGAACTTACCCAGGACGAAAATTTTTGGGCTGGCTGCAAAAGCTGTGTTAACTATGATATTTTGATGAGCAAGGAGCGTAAAAACTGCATGTGTACTGCCATGCTGTTTGATCCGGCCGAAAAGCAAAAACAGGATGAGGAAAAAATGAAAAGAATCACCCACAAAGCTACCTTGCTTGAACGTATCGAAAACGCCATCAAGAAAAGGATACACCACGATAACGATTAAGGGTTTATAATAACAAATACACATAAATTAAAAAGAAAAAGCTTTAAGCCTTCTGCTTTTAGCTTTAAGCTCAAAAAAAGATGAAGAAAAAAGTAGTATTAGCGTATAGCGGCGGATTAGACACCTCATTTTGCTGCATATATTTAACACAGGATCTTGGTTATGAAGTTCACTCCGTTATTGTAAACACAGGTGGCTTTAGCGACGAAGAGTTAAAAGGCGTTGAAGAACGTGCCTACAAAATGGGCGTAACTTCGCACCATG encodes:
- a CDS encoding N-acetyltransferase; this encodes MTIQDFDIQVATAQHVDYAPQICVEMAESAKARGTGIAQRSPEYVANKMLEGKAVIALHKDGTWAGFCYIETWSHGDFVANSGLIVNPQFRKAGLAKAIKHRVFQLSRTKYPEAKIFGLTTGLAVMKINSEIGYEPVTYSELTQDENFWAGCKSCVNYDILMSKERKNCMCTAMLFDPAEKQKQDEEKMKRITHKATLLERIENAIKKRIHHDND